The window CTCCTCGCCGATCACCGGGTCGGCGGGGAAGGACTCGGCCAGAGCGCGGCAGATCAGCGCCTGGCTGCCGAAGTCGGCCACAGTGACAGGGCTGCGGTCCTGCTTCTGCAGGACGCCGGGGTTCAGCTCGGCCTGCACGGCGCGGCACAGGAGGCCGGCTTCGCGTACGGCCGCAAGGGCGGTCCGGAGTTCTTCGTCATAGGCTGCTGGTTTGGGGTCAGACATGTTTCCTCCGCAGGTGGTGGCGTGTCCAGTCCGGGCAAGATACCATGACTGGTGAGGGAGGCAAGCGGAGGTGTCGTCCGACGGCAGAAAGGGCCGATACCTTGACAGAATATGGGGTATCGCCTATATTCCCGCCCCTGACATGCCGCCCCGCGATGGCGGGCGCGGCCCATACGACTTCATGGTTCCTCGGTAGCTCAATGGTAGAGCATGCGGCTGTTAACCGCAGGGTTGTAGGTTCGAGTCCTACCCGGGGAGCCAATCCTTTTTCTGCGGAATTGGGTGGACATAGTGGTTAACGGTGCGGCCCGGGAGCGAGAGCTTTCGGGTTTATTATTTATACGCAGTTCTGGCAATGGGTTGGGCGGTTTTGACGGGTGGGGTCGGAATCTCTGTTTTGGGAGAGAGAGTTTGGGGTTCGACCGGAACCGTTAGGGGTCACGATCGGACCCCGCTGGGTGGTAGAAAAACTCTCGGATTCTCTGTTTGACGACCCTCTCGGTTTTAGCGGTGGCGAGTACTGCGATCATCGATCGTAACCGTTTGTGGCCCTGATCTCTATCTGGTATGATCCCCCGACGATCTATACAATGCGAGAGGTTTTCTCGTAACTAGCTTTATTGAGGAGGCCATGGCGATCTGGAATCGTTCGGACAAACATGAAGACGCGCGGCGTGCCTACGCTCGCGGCGAAGCCTACTTCGGCCGCAAGGACTATATGAATGCTGCGTCTGCCTACCACGAAGCGGCGCAGCTGGATCCGGATTTTACGCTCGCGCATCGGGACGAGGGTATCAGTCTTGGCAGGGCGAGTAAGGTAAGGGAGTCGGCTGCACCTCTCCGCATCGCCTTCGGACAGGATCGGTCTGACCCACTGACGATGTTGGCGGCTATTCAGGCCCATTTCCACCTCAAGGAAACGCATGAGGTATTGCGCTACGGACGGCATCTCTGGGAGTCCGGTCTGTACCTCGAGGTGCCGGAGGCCCTGCCGCTGGTCGGCCACGCCATGAACGAAAGCGACGATTTCATCGGTGCGAGGGACGTGTTCAGGGCCTGTGTGGAGAGTTCGCCTGATGACATGTCGGCCCGAATTGGTTTGGCAACTGCCTTGCGCAACTTAAACGACTCCGAGGCAAGTGTTCCCCACCTCTTGGTCGTCTACAACAAGGGCTTCAGGGAGCCGGCCGTGTTGATGATGCTTGCGGCCAGCCTGTACGACGTGGGGCGTTACGAGGAATCCCTGCGGTTGTACGAACAGGTCCTCCACGGGGAAGAATCGCAACTACTGCAGCGCGAATCCTACCGGCAAATGGCAACCGCCGCCGAGGCTCTATACAAACAGACAGGTCAAGATATCTACCTTGAGAGGGGATTCCGGTACGAGATGATCCTGACCATCGGCGCCAACGATCAGCAGAAGGCATGCTCTGATCTGATCCATCGCATGCTCATCGCGAACAAGTTCGATCTCGCAATCGAGTTTGCGAATTGCGAAGTTGAAGACGGCGCCTATCTCGTGGCGGCGGAGTTGTTTGCCCAGATCGCGTTCTTCCTCCACGAATTCGTACAGAGTGATGGCCGTGATCTGGAGCTGGCAGCTCGTGCGGCGGAACTCAACCCCGACAATGAAGAACACAGCCAGATGCATGCAGCCTACGAACTCGCGCACGCCCGCCAGGCAGAGGAGCCCATGTCCGTCGCGCATGCGCCGGAAGCGGGGCGAGGGAACGCAACGCCAGCTTTCGGGTCAGGGGCGCCGTCATCGTCGAACGTAGGCGACATGGCCTCCGAACTTGAGAGGGCGACCTCCAACCTGAGCAAAATGATCGGGCTCGAATCGATCAAGCAGGATGTCGCCCGGCTCGTAGATACCCTGCAGGTCGAGATCTTGCGCCGCGAATCCGGCATGCCTGCGAGCAATCTCGTGCTTCACACGGTGTTCACTGGTCCACCCGGGACGGGCAAGACAACCGTCGCTCGCTTGATGGGAGGCATCTTCAGGGCGCTTGGCCTACTGGAGAAGGGACACGTCGTTGAGGTCGACCGGGCTGGGCTGGTAGCCGAGCATGTTGGTGGTACGGCCACGAAGACGGCCGCTCAACTTGAGAGCGCCCTGGACGGTATTCTGTTCATCGACGAAGCCTACACCCTCGCCAAAGAGGGCAACGACTTCGGCGCAGAGAGCATTGATACAATTCTGAAGTTCATGGAGGATCACCGGGATAGGATCTGTATCATCGCCGCGGGATATCCTGATCAGATGCGGAAGTTCCTGGAATCGAATCCTGGCTTGGCGTCTCGCTTTAATCGCACCTTCGTCTTTGCCGATTACACGCCTGCGGAATTGATGGAGCTGTTCGAACTGTTCGCAAGCGAGAAACAGTACCGCTTGACCCATGAGGCCCGAGACAAGTTACAACGATATTTCGATTTCGCCTACCGCTCACGGGACCGTACTTTCGGCAACGGACGTTTCGTCCGCAACACCCTGCAGGAGATCGTCGGCCATCAGTCGCGACGCATCATCGGGCGTGTAGCAGGTGCGGAGACCGCGGCAGAGAAACAGGATTTGCTGTCAACACTCGAACTCCAGGATATCGAGGCGACGCTCGACGATGCCTTCGAGGACTCGGAGCACGATGAGGATCTCGGGGACATCCTAGCTGAACTCAATGGTCTCGTGGGCCTGGAGCGGGTCAAGCAAGACTGCGCCGATCTGATGGCGCTCATCCAAACTAATCGCCAGAGAAGGGAAATGGGGCTTCCCGCCGAGTCTGTTTCGCTGCATGCGGTATTTGAAGGTCCGCCCGGTACAGGCAAGACGACCGTCGCGCGCCTGCTAGGGCGCATCTATCGCAAACTGGGTGTCCTGGCCAAGGGCCATGTCATCGAGGTGGATCGGGCCGCATTGGTCGCGGGCTATGTCGGACAGACCGCGATACGCACCAACGAGGTCATTGATCGTGCACGGGATGGCATCCTATTCATTGATGAGGCTTATTCGCTGATGGGAGGAGGCAACGATTTCGGACAAGAGGCGGTCGATACGCTGCTCAAACGGATGGAGGACGAACGTAATCGACTATGCGTAATCGTAGCCGGATATCCTGAAGAAATGAAACGATTCATCGCTTCGAATCCCGGTCTAGAATCGCGCTTCAACAACACGATACGATTCGATGATTACGATCCCGTGGCGTTGAGCGCTATCTACAGACTGTTGATGGA of the bacterium genome contains:
- a CDS encoding AAA family ATPase, whose protein sequence is MAIWNRSDKHEDARRAYARGEAYFGRKDYMNAASAYHEAAQLDPDFTLAHRDEGISLGRASKVRESAAPLRIAFGQDRSDPLTMLAAIQAHFHLKETHEVLRYGRHLWESGLYLEVPEALPLVGHAMNESDDFIGARDVFRACVESSPDDMSARIGLATALRNLNDSEASVPHLLVVYNKGFREPAVLMMLAASLYDVGRYEESLRLYEQVLHGEESQLLQRESYRQMATAAEALYKQTGQDIYLERGFRYEMILTIGANDQQKACSDLIHRMLIANKFDLAIEFANCEVEDGAYLVAAELFAQIAFFLHEFVQSDGRDLELAARAAELNPDNEEHSQMHAAYELAHARQAEEPMSVAHAPEAGRGNATPAFGSGAPSSSNVGDMASELERATSNLSKMIGLESIKQDVARLVDTLQVEILRRESGMPASNLVLHTVFTGPPGTGKTTVARLMGGIFRALGLLEKGHVVEVDRAGLVAEHVGGTATKTAAQLESALDGILFIDEAYTLAKEGNDFGAESIDTILKFMEDHRDRICIIAAGYPDQMRKFLESNPGLASRFNRTFVFADYTPAELMELFELFASEKQYRLTHEARDKLQRYFDFAYRSRDRTFGNGRFVRNTLQEIVGHQSRRIIGRVAGAETAAEKQDLLSTLELQDIEATLDDAFEDSEHDEDLGDILAELNGLVGLERVKQDCADLMALIQTNRQRREMGLPAESVSLHAVFEGPPGTGKTTVARLLGRIYRKLGVLAKGHVIEVDRAALVAGYVGQTAIRTNEVIDRARDGILFIDEAYSLMGGGNDFGQEAVDTLLKRMEDERNRLCVIVAGYPEEMKRFIASNPGLESRFNNTIRFDDYDPVALSAIYRLLMDRAGYVHTEDAVRLVDDHLAVAHATRTRSFGNGRYVRNVCEGIRKAQARRLASLTEINQDALRTITADDVGLYSDTLRMHFGG